One window of the Hoplias malabaricus isolate fHopMal1 chromosome Y, fHopMal1.hap1, whole genome shotgun sequence genome contains the following:
- the LOC136678776 gene encoding tubulin polymerization-promoting protein family member 3-like — translation MAESTDLDELLSTFKRFAVHGDTKATGKEMNGKNWAKLCKDCKVTDGKNITSTDVDIVFTKVKGKSSRVITYEEFQKALEDLAPKKFKGLSKDEALQSIHELIKGKEPANVGVTKVAKTAAVDRLTDTSKYTGSHKERFDESGKGKGKSGREEIVENTGYVSAYKNAGTYDEKTKAK, via the exons ATGGCGGAGAGCACTGATCTGGATGAGCTGCTGAGTACATTTAAGAGGTTTGCTGTCCATGGCGACACCAAAGCCACGGGAAAAGAGATGAACGGTAAAAACTGGGCCAAACTCTGTAAAGACTGCAAAGTCACTGATGGCAAAAACATCACAAGCACCGATGTGGACATtgtcttcactaaagtcaa AGGGAAGTCATCTCGTGTCATCACTTATGAGGAGTTCCAGAAAGCTCTGGAAGATCTGGCTCCAAAGAAGTTCAAAGGCCTTAGCAAGGATGAAGCTCTACAGTCCATCCATGAGCTGATCAAGGGCAAAGAGCCTGCTAACGTTGGCGTTACG AAAGTGGCAAAGACTGCGGCGGtggacagactgacagacactTCCAAGTACACGGGCTCTCACAAAGAGCGCTTCGATGAGAGTGGCAAAGGCAAAGGCAAGAGTGGACGAGAGGAGATTGTGGAGAACACTGGCTACGTATCGGCCTACAAGAATGCAGGAACTTATGATGAGAAGACCAAAGCCAAGTAA